A stretch of Microbulbifer sp. SAOS-129_SWC DNA encodes these proteins:
- a CDS encoding FTR1 family protein — protein MFSSAIIVFREVLEAALVITIVLAATQGVLKRHLWISGGVLGGLAGAVLIANIAEQISMAFEGRGQELFNAAVLFTAVAMLAWHNMWMSRHAKTLVAHLKRVGSSVSSGELPMYFLSTAVGLAVLREGSEVVLFMHGIAAGGSDSGSLLTGGMLGLAAGCALGALLYFGLLRIPPGQLFRITGWLILFLAAGMAASAAGYLMQAGVIAGGKPLWNSSGLLSQHSVAGQMLHVLIGYQDRPTAVHLSFYLATLLLIGTGMQLSKKKQPAQA, from the coding sequence ATGTTCAGTTCAGCCATTATCGTTTTCCGCGAAGTGCTCGAGGCCGCGCTGGTCATCACCATTGTGCTGGCCGCCACCCAGGGGGTGCTGAAACGGCACCTGTGGATTTCCGGTGGCGTGCTCGGAGGCCTGGCCGGTGCGGTGCTGATCGCCAACATCGCCGAGCAGATCTCCATGGCCTTCGAGGGCAGGGGCCAGGAACTGTTCAATGCGGCAGTGCTGTTTACTGCGGTGGCAATGCTGGCGTGGCACAACATGTGGATGTCCCGCCACGCCAAGACCCTGGTTGCCCACCTGAAGCGGGTGGGCAGCAGTGTCTCGAGCGGCGAGCTGCCGATGTATTTCCTGTCCACCGCGGTGGGGCTGGCAGTTCTGCGCGAGGGCTCGGAAGTGGTGCTGTTCATGCACGGTATTGCCGCCGGTGGAAGCGACAGTGGTTCCCTGTTGACCGGCGGGATGCTGGGGCTGGCCGCGGGCTGCGCCCTGGGCGCGCTGCTGTATTTCGGCCTGCTGCGGATTCCGCCCGGTCAGCTGTTCCGCATTACCGGCTGGCTGATCCTGTTCCTGGCAGCGGGCATGGCCGCCAGCGCCGCGGGCTACTTGATGCAGGCCGGCGTGATCGCGGGCGGCAAACCGCTCTGGAACAGCTCGGGCCTGCTCTCGCAGCATTCCGTGGCCGGGCAGATGCTGCATGTTCTGATCGGCTACCAGGATCGTCCGACGGCGGTACATCTCAGCTTCTACCTGGCGACCCTGCTGCTGATCGGAACCGGTATGCAGCTATCGAAAAAGAAACAGCCGGCTCAGGCCTGA
- a CDS encoding ABC transporter transmembrane domain-containing protein has product MTARQMLAALWQFVRPYRKTLVAAGIALVFTAGITLSIGQGVRLLVDNGLTGDSSAALAHAVLVLLGLAVLMAFGTYARHYLVSWLGERVVADLRKAVFDHIVTLHPSYFETNRSGEIMSRLTTDTTLLQHIIGTSFSMALRSSLMFIGALVLLLFTNLKLSLMVLVGVPLVLLPIVLYGRRVRKLSKASQDSIADVGSYAGEIIQHIKTVQSYTREHDEQRAFAREVETAFDVAKRRVRQRSLLVAVVIMLMFAAVGCLLWVGGNDMIAGRMSSGDLAAFVFYAFMMGSAVATISEVYGELQRATGATERLMDLLGVEPEIPVGSGAGDETGEEEKSRGQVAFEAVDFSYPSRPDQPAVRQLSLDVAAGRSLALVGPSGAGKSTLLELLQRFYDPLGGRITLDGVDIRAMDTGALRRQIAVVPQQPALFTADVWYNIRYGRPDASDAEVIAAAKAAHAHEFIQQLPGGYNSHLGEQGTRLSGGQKQRIAIARAILKDPKILLLDEATSALDAESEYHVQQALQALMQGRTTIIIAHRLATILHADNIAVLDQGQVVAQGTHAELIQASPLYKRLAELQFQDLDSQEHRRS; this is encoded by the coding sequence ATGACCGCCCGCCAGATGCTGGCGGCGCTGTGGCAGTTTGTGCGGCCTTACCGCAAAACCCTGGTGGCTGCCGGCATCGCACTGGTGTTTACCGCGGGGATTACCCTGTCCATTGGCCAGGGGGTGCGCCTGCTGGTGGACAACGGCCTGACCGGCGATTCCAGCGCAGCCCTGGCCCACGCGGTGCTGGTGCTGCTGGGCCTGGCAGTACTGATGGCGTTCGGCACCTATGCGCGCCACTACCTGGTGTCGTGGCTGGGAGAGCGCGTGGTGGCCGACCTGCGCAAGGCCGTGTTCGATCATATCGTGACGCTGCACCCCAGCTATTTCGAGACCAACCGCAGCGGCGAGATCATGTCGCGCCTCACCACCGACACCACGCTGCTGCAACATATTATCGGCACCTCCTTTTCCATGGCGCTGCGCAGTTCGCTGATGTTTATCGGCGCGCTGGTGCTGCTGCTGTTTACCAATCTCAAACTGAGCCTGATGGTGTTGGTGGGCGTGCCGCTGGTGTTGCTGCCGATCGTGCTCTACGGCCGCCGCGTGCGCAAACTGTCCAAGGCCAGCCAGGACTCGATCGCCGATGTGGGCAGTTACGCCGGCGAGATTATCCAGCACATCAAAACCGTGCAGAGCTACACCCGTGAGCACGATGAGCAGCGGGCCTTCGCCCGCGAAGTGGAAACCGCGTTTGACGTGGCCAAGCGCCGCGTGCGCCAGCGCTCGCTGCTGGTGGCGGTGGTGATCATGCTGATGTTCGCCGCCGTGGGCTGCCTGTTGTGGGTGGGCGGCAATGACATGATCGCCGGGCGCATGAGCAGCGGCGACCTCGCCGCGTTCGTGTTTTACGCGTTTATGATGGGCTCTGCGGTGGCCACCATCTCCGAGGTGTACGGCGAACTGCAGCGCGCCACCGGCGCCACCGAGCGCCTGATGGATCTGCTCGGCGTGGAGCCGGAAATCCCGGTCGGCAGCGGTGCCGGCGATGAAACTGGTGAAGAAGAGAAAAGCCGCGGCCAGGTCGCCTTCGAGGCGGTGGACTTCAGTTACCCGTCACGCCCCGACCAGCCCGCGGTGCGCCAGCTGAGCCTGGATGTGGCCGCCGGCAGGAGCCTGGCACTGGTGGGCCCGTCCGGCGCGGGCAAGTCCACCCTGCTGGAACTGCTGCAGCGTTTTTACGATCCGCTGGGCGGGCGCATCACGCTCGACGGTGTGGATATCCGTGCAATGGATACCGGCGCCCTGCGCCGCCAGATCGCCGTGGTGCCACAGCAACCGGCGCTGTTTACCGCCGATGTCTGGTACAACATCCGCTATGGCCGGCCCGACGCCAGCGATGCCGAAGTCATCGCCGCGGCCAAAGCCGCCCACGCGCACGAATTTATCCAGCAGCTGCCGGGCGGCTACAACAGCCACCTGGGCGAGCAGGGCACGCGGCTGTCCGGCGGGCAGAAACAGCGCATCGCCATCGCCCGCGCCATCCTCAAGGATCCGAAAATCCTGCTGCTGGACGAAGCCACCAGCGCGCTGGATGCCGAGAGCGAATACCACGTGCAGCAGGCGCTACAGGCGCTGATGCAGGGCCGCACCACCATCATCATCGCCCACCGGCTGGCGACGATTCTGCACGCGGACAATATCGCCGTGCTGGATCAGGGGCAGGTGGTTGCGCAGGGTACGCACGCAGAGCTGATACAGGCCTCGCCGCTGTATAAACGACTGGCGGAATTGCAGTTCCAGGATCTGGACAGTCAGGAGCACCGGCGCTCCTGA
- a CDS encoding VF530 family protein, translating to MSDSQPNNPLHGITLATIVEELEARYGWDGLAQRIDINCFKSNPSLKSSLKFLRKTPWARSKVEALYIATFRKPNPWGEH from the coding sequence ATGTCTGATTCGCAACCCAACAATCCGCTGCACGGTATTACCCTGGCCACCATCGTCGAGGAGCTGGAAGCGCGCTACGGCTGGGACGGGCTGGCGCAGCGGATCGACATCAACTGTTTCAAGAGCAACCCGTCGCTGAAATCCAGCCTCAAGTTTCTGCGCAAGACGCCGTGGGCGCGCAGCAAGGTGGAGGCGCTGTACATCGCCACCTTCCGCAAGCCCAACCCCTGGGGTGAGCACTGA
- a CDS encoding serine hydrolase domain-containing protein, whose product MFRLLAAAALAAATLTAAQASDMQWDDSTSAKIDKNIQQLMKQAQTPGLALAVIHDGKLLKASYYGLASVEYGVPVSADTAFWLASVSKQFTAAAIMVLEQRGKLALDDSIRKYLPELPKSWSGIKIRHLLTQTSGLNGYEDDRDACVICEPDLGKPLQISDYLQQVAKLKPDFSPGEEFHYGDTNPELLAIIASRVAGKPFPQLMHDAVFQPAGMTGAYIYDYDRVMPNQVTGYAVSHGVLRHDFNRDSFLQLDHKNFGGAGNIFATLKDVIHWNAALNGNTLLSNKNRQQMWTPVRLNSGETAPYGFNFEVHEFPGGKVIGHNGIAGTEIWKLPAQKLDIIVLSNRGMSYSWAYVTSIADTLGVLDGLTPERMAEELGTAIASDQDKLPQGHYVWRWADMLDMDLRLWQEGGSVKGSFAGVPVQPYALADGRTMLYSKLFWFPRRNAFPSTLAIKPDGITLGWDEDDTVPIHRVAAAD is encoded by the coding sequence ATGTTTCGATTACTCGCCGCCGCTGCGCTGGCAGCCGCTACTCTTACCGCGGCCCAGGCCAGCGATATGCAATGGGACGATTCCACTTCCGCCAAGATTGATAAAAATATCCAGCAGCTGATGAAGCAGGCGCAGACGCCGGGTCTCGCCCTGGCAGTCATTCACGACGGCAAGCTGCTCAAGGCATCCTACTATGGTCTCGCCAGCGTCGAGTACGGCGTGCCGGTTTCCGCGGACACTGCGTTTTGGCTGGCTTCCGTCAGCAAGCAGTTTACCGCCGCCGCTATTATGGTCCTGGAACAGCGGGGCAAACTGGCGCTGGATGACAGCATTCGCAAATACCTGCCGGAGCTCCCGAAAAGCTGGAGCGGAATCAAAATCCGGCACCTGCTCACACAGACCAGTGGCCTCAATGGCTATGAAGATGATCGCGATGCCTGTGTCATCTGCGAGCCAGACCTCGGCAAACCGCTGCAGATCAGTGATTACCTGCAGCAGGTTGCAAAACTCAAGCCGGATTTTTCCCCCGGGGAAGAATTCCACTACGGCGATACCAACCCCGAGCTGCTGGCGATCATTGCCTCGCGGGTTGCCGGGAAACCTTTTCCGCAGTTGATGCACGATGCGGTTTTCCAGCCCGCCGGCATGACCGGCGCCTACATCTACGACTACGACCGGGTAATGCCGAACCAGGTTACCGGCTACGCGGTATCGCACGGCGTGCTGCGCCACGATTTTAACCGCGACAGCTTTCTGCAGCTGGATCACAAGAATTTCGGCGGTGCCGGAAATATCTTTGCCACTCTGAAGGATGTAATCCACTGGAACGCGGCCCTGAATGGCAACACGCTGTTGAGCAACAAAAATCGCCAGCAGATGTGGACCCCGGTGCGACTGAACAGTGGTGAGACCGCACCCTATGGCTTCAATTTTGAAGTCCATGAGTTTCCGGGAGGCAAAGTTATCGGCCACAACGGTATTGCCGGCACCGAGATCTGGAAGCTGCCGGCGCAAAAGCTGGATATCATCGTGTTGAGCAACCGGGGTATGAGTTATTCCTGGGCTTACGTCACCAGTATTGCCGACACCCTCGGTGTGCTCGACGGGCTCACGCCGGAGCGCATGGCGGAAGAACTGGGTACTGCCATTGCCAGTGATCAGGACAAGCTGCCGCAAGGGCACTATGTATGGCGCTGGGCCGATATGCTGGATATGGACCTGCGCCTGTGGCAAGAAGGCGGCAGCGTAAAGGGCAGTTTTGCCGGCGTGCCGGTGCAGCCCTATGCGCTGGCGGACGGGCGGACCATGCTGTACTCCAAGCTATTCTGGTTTCCCCGTAGAAATGCCTTTCCATCGACGCTGGCAATCAAGCCGGATGGAATCACGTTGGGCTGGGATGAGGACGATACGGTTCCAATTCACCGCGTGGCCGCTGCTGACTAG
- a CDS encoding outer membrane protein OmpK has protein sequence MKLTRSLLLMSAALVSAMTHAEVLWQDNSLTVLHGNHYTVDYSLHTDDSSRDVVTFEHASGHSWGDLFLFSDYLSSTADSSELYTEVSPRLSLGKLSGRDLSFGPVKDVLLASTLELGNMDDPDHLTVTGPHFTNKLAGVGFDLAVPGFNYVQANFYHRDNDDKAANEQLTLVWALPFALGGADFLYDGFIDWASASADAHANMNFTSQLKWDVGARWGKPKSLYAGIEYVYWNNKFGIEDGTYGIDSNERNVNLLLKYHF, from the coding sequence ATGAAGCTGACCAGGTCCCTGCTATTGATGAGCGCCGCGCTGGTGTCCGCAATGACCCACGCCGAAGTACTCTGGCAAGACAACAGCCTGACCGTGCTGCACGGCAATCACTACACCGTGGATTACAGCCTGCATACGGATGATTCCAGCCGAGATGTGGTCACCTTCGAGCACGCCAGCGGCCACAGCTGGGGTGACCTGTTCCTGTTTTCCGATTACCTGTCATCCACTGCGGACTCGAGCGAGCTGTACACCGAGGTCTCCCCGCGCCTGAGCCTGGGTAAACTGAGCGGCCGCGACTTGTCTTTCGGACCGGTAAAAGACGTGCTGCTTGCCTCGACGCTGGAGCTGGGCAACATGGACGATCCCGACCACCTGACCGTTACCGGCCCGCACTTCACCAACAAGCTGGCCGGCGTGGGCTTCGATCTGGCGGTGCCGGGCTTCAATTATGTGCAGGCCAACTTCTACCACCGCGACAACGACGACAAGGCTGCTAACGAGCAGCTGACGCTGGTGTGGGCGCTGCCGTTTGCCCTGGGTGGTGCGGATTTTCTCTACGACGGCTTTATCGATTGGGCCAGCGCTTCCGCCGACGCGCACGCCAATATGAATTTCACCTCCCAGCTCAAATGGGATGTCGGCGCCCGCTGGGGCAAGCCGAAGTCGCTGTATGCGGGTATCGAGTACGTTTACTGGAACAACAAGTTCGGTATCGAGGACGGTACCTACGGCATCGATTCCAATGAGCGCAACGTGAACCTGTTGCTCAAATACCACTTCTGA
- a CDS encoding cupredoxin domain-containing protein: protein MLRRLMTASILVLAAAASSAMAEVKEFKIVIKDHVFAPAKLVVPAGQKVKLLLVNQDPTPEEFESYDLYREKIVAGNSQVVIFLDPMDPGEYSYFGEFHEATAQGKIVAQ, encoded by the coding sequence ATGCTACGCAGACTGATGACTGCTTCGATCCTGGTCCTCGCGGCTGCGGCCTCGAGCGCCATGGCAGAGGTAAAAGAGTTCAAGATCGTGATCAAGGACCACGTGTTTGCACCCGCCAAGCTGGTGGTGCCTGCCGGGCAGAAAGTAAAGCTGCTGCTGGTCAATCAGGACCCCACCCCGGAAGAGTTTGAAAGCTACGACCTGTACCGCGAAAAAATTGTGGCCGGTAACAGCCAGGTAGTGATTTTCCTCGACCCGATGGATCCGGGTGAATACAGCTACTTCGGCGAATTTCACGAAGCCACCGCCCAGGGCAAAATCGTCGCCCAATAA
- a CDS encoding glutathione S-transferase family protein yields MAIDYKLYYWDLPFRGNFIRLLLEDCGASYKMHDASEIYPDRSLKISNPGMAPPYLYDCHSKTYYAQMPAILMHLGKKFDYLPKRAETLTLALKTILDCNDVLMEITNYNGSTMWEKSAWEAFRYSRLADWMTIFEKTGRDHGLKGDKGFLLGTRLSVADIATAALFGTMIYSFPALESDLQQHASNIARLCRRVEARPAIRRFLEIQREENGRGYCGGQIERSLRQMIG; encoded by the coding sequence ATGGCCATTGATTACAAACTCTACTACTGGGATCTGCCGTTCCGCGGCAATTTTATTCGGCTGTTGCTGGAAGACTGTGGGGCCAGTTACAAAATGCATGACGCCAGCGAGATCTACCCGGACAGAAGCCTGAAAATCAGCAACCCCGGGATGGCGCCGCCTTACCTGTACGACTGCCACAGCAAAACCTACTACGCGCAGATGCCGGCGATCCTGATGCATCTGGGCAAGAAGTTCGATTACCTGCCCAAACGCGCCGAAACGCTCACGCTTGCCCTGAAAACCATCCTCGACTGTAACGACGTGCTGATGGAAATCACCAATTACAACGGCTCGACGATGTGGGAGAAATCCGCCTGGGAGGCGTTCCGCTACAGCCGCCTGGCCGACTGGATGACGATCTTCGAGAAGACCGGCCGGGATCACGGACTCAAGGGTGACAAAGGCTTTCTGCTCGGTACCCGGCTCTCTGTGGCCGATATCGCCACGGCGGCGCTGTTCGGCACCATGATCTACTCATTTCCCGCACTGGAAAGCGATCTGCAGCAGCACGCATCGAATATTGCCAGGCTCTGCCGCAGAGTAGAGGCGCGCCCGGCGATTCGGCGCTTTCTGGAAATACAGCGTGAGGAAAATGGCCGCGGCTATTGCGGCGGCCAGATCGAGCGTTCACTGCGCCAGATGATTGGCTAG
- a CDS encoding DUF4242 domain-containing protein, with protein sequence MPKFVIEREIPGAGDLTKEDLQGISQKSCGVLKELGPSVQWLQSYVTQDKVYCVYIAPDKEAVLRHAQMGGFPANSVSEVTAVMDPTTAE encoded by the coding sequence ATGCCCAAGTTTGTCATCGAAAGAGAAATTCCCGGCGCCGGAGACCTGACCAAGGAGGACCTGCAGGGCATTTCGCAAAAATCCTGCGGGGTGCTGAAGGAACTGGGGCCGTCGGTGCAGTGGCTGCAGAGCTATGTGACCCAGGACAAGGTGTACTGTGTGTACATTGCCCCGGACAAGGAAGCCGTGCTCCGCCACGCCCAAATGGGTGGTTTCCCGGCCAACTCCGTGTCGGAAGTCACCGCCGTGATGGACCCCACCACCGCCGAGTAA
- a CDS encoding VOC family protein, which yields MKSNCLHLAIPAGDLTKAMTFYCEVLGCKTGNSEEGRWVDIDFWGNELTLHQSEEQLPTVRHEVDMGAVAVPHFGIHLPDDEFQALKRRIEAAGLEYLDKPYRRFVGDEYEQETFFIKDPNGNVLEMKSMVNPELMFK from the coding sequence ATGAAATCCAATTGTTTGCATCTCGCTATCCCCGCCGGGGACCTGACCAAAGCGATGACTTTTTATTGTGAAGTACTGGGCTGTAAAACCGGCAACAGTGAAGAGGGGCGCTGGGTCGATATCGACTTCTGGGGCAACGAACTGACTCTGCACCAGAGCGAAGAACAGCTGCCCACGGTGCGCCACGAGGTGGATATGGGTGCGGTGGCGGTACCGCATTTCGGCATCCACCTGCCCGATGACGAATTCCAGGCACTGAAGCGCCGCATCGAAGCCGCCGGCCTGGAATACCTGGATAAACCCTATCGCCGTTTTGTCGGCGATGAGTACGAGCAGGAAACCTTCTTCATCAAGGACCCCAACGGCAATGTGCTGGAAATGAAGTCCATGGTGAACCCGGAACTGATGTTCAAATAG
- a CDS encoding ImpA family metalloprotease, whose translation MITSYLKKSFFVFMFIALAGCGGGGGSSDSSSGDSGTTPGDNSSGSSAPVSVELPAELNLYNDQALSLSGTVSGDGTLSYQWQQLSGKPVTFSTGEAANTEVRYPPSMATETYEFSLTASNSASSDTATVHVTIHDRIDDAVTAGDPALLPATASALEQRILDRVAERQQTIAAFDTEIFAGHPIDFDPSRNSRFFFLDSMSDAIAAIIGNGGKTFATATDNGGYRTVALGDNVIVKLDNGQQAGFAQPMVKLLDWLLTPRNASLSGGGAVQVALMQMSSGNMNDTENWLQAQDSGVAITRCTVEAELGSCLSGADLVITGAADTSMAESAVTAALAQAVGNQQSLLYVHTNSWNSTALTNPILKFFAVQTQAPGSAGNYFAQDAASWSSAEEMRSANSTLSRVAALVARFKDNSFSFQIAQCQDEDNNCSNVPAYASEFSAITADLQGIPQRFDAQAQDIFASSGNYRLEKLLLLLADKYRETVTFPMWKDVTPTVDFLKSYFADSLTYTSRAHNPAQPDLGNFSRSDFSHVTPMDKTVQLTSRRNFRAAGAYALPGQTFSVTRTDSNSAADATVFINTQRSSATRHMYPSSSNAPWGYVRPKFLQSSHIPIKAGETRVLTSPYGGPIEIGFTDTGSDMTFEFHQVGQHPFWRSGDDAAAFMSALTANNYDWAEIATEHFEIHSKRDKLLDTLAKDSRWDTPSEFERYLTRYHHNYLRVLAGFQGEDIDTVPEVSDFAASHGLALAVWDKVQHGTMDQSACGAGCSGNPYDATWSFSILGHGDLHEVGHTVESGRFKFNGFEGHATTNFYSYYAKSRAQDEDGVVQNCQKLPFDTINNDISDSQSQADPGAYMASRGYSTWNYGAALVIDMMMHAEERGALSDGWDLIPRLHVLQRGFDAARGNDADWDAGKGELGFSGYTRTQANTIDNNDWLLIATSYATGLDYRPYFDLIGQPYSAEANAQVAGFGYPAVDHAFYLPASNQSYCDTLAGHTEEIY comes from the coding sequence ATGATCACCAGCTACCTGAAAAAATCATTTTTTGTTTTCATGTTTATCGCCCTCGCCGGCTGCGGTGGTGGTGGCGGCTCCTCCGACTCATCCTCGGGCGACAGCGGCACAACGCCCGGAGACAACAGCAGCGGTTCATCCGCCCCGGTCTCGGTGGAGCTGCCCGCTGAATTGAACCTATACAACGACCAGGCCCTGAGCCTGAGCGGCACCGTCAGCGGCGATGGCACCCTCAGCTATCAGTGGCAGCAGCTATCCGGCAAGCCAGTGACGTTCAGCACCGGCGAGGCGGCGAACACCGAAGTGCGCTACCCGCCGTCCATGGCGACAGAGACCTACGAGTTCAGCCTGACCGCGAGCAACAGCGCCTCGAGCGACACCGCGACCGTGCACGTCACCATCCACGACCGCATCGACGACGCGGTAACCGCCGGCGACCCCGCCCTGTTGCCGGCGACGGCGAGCGCGCTGGAACAGCGCATTCTCGATCGCGTGGCCGAACGCCAGCAAACCATTGCCGCGTTTGATACGGAAATTTTTGCCGGCCACCCCATCGATTTCGATCCGTCCAGAAACTCGCGCTTCTTCTTCCTGGACAGCATGAGCGATGCCATCGCCGCGATCATCGGCAATGGTGGTAAAACATTTGCCACTGCCACCGACAACGGCGGCTACCGCACCGTCGCCCTCGGCGACAACGTGATCGTGAAGCTCGACAACGGCCAGCAGGCCGGATTTGCGCAGCCGATGGTGAAGCTGCTCGACTGGCTGCTCACACCGCGAAACGCGAGTCTGTCCGGTGGCGGTGCGGTCCAGGTGGCGCTGATGCAAATGAGCTCCGGAAACATGAACGACACGGAGAACTGGCTGCAGGCGCAGGACTCCGGGGTCGCCATCACCCGCTGTACCGTGGAGGCGGAACTCGGCAGCTGCCTGAGCGGTGCCGACCTGGTGATCACCGGCGCGGCCGACACCAGCATGGCCGAGTCTGCGGTAACCGCGGCACTGGCGCAGGCGGTGGGCAACCAGCAGTCGCTGCTGTATGTACATACCAACAGCTGGAACTCCACAGCCCTGACCAATCCCATCCTGAAATTCTTTGCAGTGCAGACGCAGGCGCCGGGCAGCGCCGGCAACTACTTCGCGCAAGACGCGGCCAGCTGGAGTTCGGCGGAGGAAATGCGCAGTGCCAATTCGACCCTGTCGCGGGTTGCAGCGCTGGTTGCGCGCTTCAAGGACAACAGCTTCAGCTTCCAGATTGCCCAGTGCCAGGACGAAGACAACAACTGCAGCAACGTGCCGGCCTATGCGAGTGAATTCAGTGCAATCACTGCGGATCTGCAGGGCATACCGCAACGTTTTGACGCGCAGGCGCAGGATATCTTTGCCAGCAGCGGCAATTACCGGCTGGAAAAGCTGCTGCTACTGCTGGCAGACAAGTACCGCGAGACGGTGACCTTCCCGATGTGGAAAGACGTTACCCCCACGGTCGATTTCCTGAAGAGCTATTTTGCCGACTCGCTGACCTACACCAGCCGCGCGCACAATCCGGCGCAGCCGGATCTGGGCAACTTCAGTCGCTCCGATTTCAGCCATGTGACACCGATGGACAAGACGGTGCAGCTGACCAGCCGCCGGAACTTCCGCGCGGCCGGGGCCTATGCGCTGCCCGGGCAGACGTTTAGCGTAACGCGCACCGACAGCAACAGTGCCGCCGATGCCACCGTGTTTATCAACACCCAGCGCAGCAGTGCCACCCGCCACATGTATCCGTCGTCCAGCAACGCGCCGTGGGGCTACGTGCGGCCCAAGTTCCTGCAGTCGAGCCATATTCCCATCAAGGCTGGCGAGACGCGGGTGCTGACCTCCCCTTACGGCGGCCCGATCGAGATCGGCTTTACCGACACCGGCAGCGATATGACGTTTGAGTTTCACCAGGTCGGCCAGCACCCGTTCTGGCGCAGCGGAGACGATGCCGCAGCCTTCATGAGTGCACTGACCGCCAACAATTATGACTGGGCGGAAATCGCTACCGAGCATTTTGAAATTCACTCCAAACGCGACAAGCTGCTCGACACCCTGGCGAAGGACAGCCGCTGGGATACGCCGAGTGAATTCGAGCGCTATCTCACCAGATACCACCACAACTACCTGCGCGTGCTGGCCGGCTTTCAGGGCGAGGATATCGACACGGTACCGGAAGTCAGCGATTTTGCCGCGAGCCACGGTCTGGCACTGGCGGTGTGGGACAAGGTGCAGCACGGCACTATGGACCAGTCTGCCTGCGGCGCCGGCTGCTCCGGCAACCCCTACGATGCCACCTGGAGCTTTTCCATTCTCGGTCACGGCGACCTGCACGAGGTGGGGCACACGGTGGAGAGCGGGCGCTTCAAGTTCAATGGCTTTGAAGGGCATGCCACCACCAACTTCTACTCCTATTACGCCAAGTCGCGCGCGCAGGACGAAGACGGTGTGGTGCAAAACTGCCAGAAGCTGCCGTTCGATACCATCAACAACGATATCAGCGATAGCCAGAGCCAGGCCGACCCGGGCGCGTATATGGCCTCGCGAGGTTACAGCACCTGGAATTACGGCGCGGCGCTGGTGATCGATATGATGATGCACGCCGAAGAGAGGGGCGCACTGAGTGACGGCTGGGACCTGATCCCCAGACTGCACGTTCTGCAGCGGGGCTTCGATGCGGCCAGGGGGAATGACGCCGACTGGGACGCCGGCAAGGGCGAACTGGGCTTTTCCGGTTACACGCGCACCCAGGCCAACACTATCGATAACAACGACTGGCTGCTGATTGCGACCAGCTACGCCACCGGCCTGGATTACCGCCCCTATTTCGATCTGATCGGCCAGCCCTACAGCGCAGAAGCCAATGCCCAGGTGGCAGGCTTTGGTTATCCGGCGGTCGATCACGCGTTTTATCTGCCAGCCAGTAACCAGAGTTATTGCGACACTCTGGCGGGGCACACGGAGGAGATTTACTGA